Proteins co-encoded in one bacterium genomic window:
- a CDS encoding sodium:solute symporter family protein encodes MTLHLVPLIMLIAYTIITIGIANIFLKKKLGSDHFLVAGRALPLGLVVAVVLGDWVGGNATVGVSQRGYTEGILGSSYSIALGIAMFVFASTMSARFRRLQAITIPEVVGRLFDPKTRLMSAIVIGVAYFIAGITQIIAGGALLAPLLGVDKWIADLGAAVIFMAIITAGGLRSIALVNIIQIVVIFAGLLVSLVFSLSLVGDSVTGGFARLWNDLPPSFWSLTARNPLTLTGEVLATVLTCFAGQAAITGIFAAKDTKAAVQGAWIAGALLIPIGIAYALLGMCARLHFGDALPFGLSAGPAMMLALNPVMAGIALCGLFAAIVSTGPLCFLAPTQILIRDIYSVYINPEASDRTRLFLSRTLALALLVGGGILAVTFTEVLKITYWGFAFRVGIAVILLSVTYLGARNVSEDGAFWGLIAGVAAFAGWSMAGSPYGIHVGIPTAVTVFVALMVISRFRKRKHDFTPEVHEAMYSETEHI; translated from the coding sequence ATGACACTCCATCTCGTTCCCCTCATCATGCTCATCGCCTATACCATCATCACCATCGGTATCGCCAATATTTTTCTGAAGAAGAAATTAGGGTCGGATCATTTTCTTGTTGCGGGCCGGGCGCTTCCCCTCGGGCTTGTCGTAGCGGTGGTGCTCGGCGACTGGGTCGGCGGGAATGCCACTGTCGGGGTGAGCCAGCGCGGTTACACCGAGGGGATACTCGGGTCATCGTACTCGATCGCGCTCGGTATCGCGATGTTCGTGTTCGCTTCCACCATGTCGGCGCGATTCAGACGTCTTCAGGCGATAACCATACCGGAAGTGGTCGGCCGTCTGTTCGATCCGAAAACAAGGCTCATGTCCGCCATCGTGATCGGTGTGGCGTATTTCATCGCGGGAATCACCCAGATAATCGCGGGCGGAGCGCTCCTCGCGCCCCTGCTCGGCGTTGATAAATGGATCGCCGATCTCGGTGCGGCTGTCATTTTCATGGCGATAATCACTGCCGGCGGCCTGAGGTCGATAGCGCTCGTCAACATCATCCAGATCGTCGTTATCTTTGCGGGGCTGCTTGTAAGCCTCGTGTTTTCGCTTTCCCTCGTCGGCGATTCGGTGACGGGGGGATTCGCCCGGCTGTGGAACGATCTGCCGCCGTCCTTCTGGAGCCTCACCGCCCGCAATCCCCTGACTCTCACGGGGGAGGTGCTTGCGACGGTATTGACCTGCTTTGCCGGGCAGGCGGCGATAACCGGAATTTTCGCGGCGAAGGACACGAAAGCGGCGGTACAGGGTGCATGGATCGCCGGCGCCCTGCTGATACCCATCGGGATCGCGTATGCCCTCCTCGGCATGTGCGCGCGGCTCCATTTCGGGGATGCATTGCCCTTCGGTCTTTCGGCCGGACCGGCCATGATGCTTGCACTCAACCCCGTGATGGCGGGAATTGCCCTGTGCGGGCTGTTTGCGGCGATTGTCTCCACCGGGCCGCTCTGTTTTCTCGCTCCGACACAGATTCTCATCCGTGATATATATTCGGTGTATATCAATCCGGAAGCTTCCGACAGGACGAGACTCTTCCTGAGCAGGACACTCGCCCTGGCACTGCTTGTCGGCGGCGGGATTCTTGCGGTAACCTTCACCGAGGTGCTCAAGATCACCTACTGGGGATTCGCATTCCGTGTCGGCATAGCGGTCATCCTGCTCAGCGTCACCTACCTCGGCGCCCGGAATGTTTCGGAGGACGGCGCTTTCTGGGGGCTGATCGCCGGAGTCGCCGCGTTCGCCGGATGGTCGATGGCCGGGAGCCCGTACGGAATCCATGTCGGTATTCCGACCGCGGTAACAGTCTTTGTCGCTCTCATGGTGATTTCACGCTTCAGAAAACGGAAGCATGATTTTACCCCGGAAGTTCATGAGGCGATGTATTCGGAAACAGAGCATATTTAA